The stretch of DNA ACCATTGGTAAAAGGCGAGAAAGTCTAAATGTTCAATGTAAACCCCTAATGAAACTAAGCGCCATTCTTCAAATGCTGGAAATCGTTGACTTTTAGTGTTAAAAGGCCCAAATTCTGCGATGGCTCCAGTTAATGGCCCAATAATTAAACCCAGTAAGGCAAGGCATAAAAGGATCAGGTATTTATAATGGAGTCTCTGATTTAAGTGTTGCTGCACGAACAAGATGGTGACTATTTCGGTTAATCCCGCTAGAACACTAATCAAACCTTTCCAAATGGGGGTATATCCATTTTCTAAGTACGGCTTTAACAGGGAATAATCCTTGTTTTCCAAATTTGCCGTCATTACAAAAAAGCCGAAGATAACAATGGCCGGCAATAAGATGCCTGATATCAAGCCAATCGATCTGATACCCTTGTAGCTGTTATAAAAGCAGACTAATAAGATGGTTGTGATGACCACGATTTTTGGTGTTAATTCTAAGTAGAATGTATTAATAAAACTAAAGGTATCTAGTAAGGTGATAACAGCCAATACAAATACATAGATACATAAAGATAAAATCAGGATATAGGAAACAATGGTTCCCACTCTTTCTTTTAACCAGATGAATAGGTGTTTACCAGCTAATTTTTTGTATATGAAAAAGATGATTGCAGACCAGGCTAGGA from Bacillus sp. SLBN-46 encodes:
- a CDS encoding endospore germination permease, which translates into the protein MVNQKITVLQLFFIIMISTGLMNHVMVIPVLLDKSGRDAWITVLVAGVPFLAWSAIIFFIYKKLAGKHLFIWLKERVGTIVSYILILSLCIYVFVLAVITLLDTFSFINTFYLELTPKIVVITTILLVCFYNSYKGIRSIGLISGILLPAIVIFGFFVMTANLENKDYSLLKPYLENGYTPIWKGLISVLAGLTEIVTILFVQQHLNQRLHYKYLILLCLALLGLIIGPLTGAIAEFGPFNTKSQRFPAFEEWRLVSLGVYIEHLDFLAFYQWLSGAYIRISFFTFLIPNLLNVEKEKRRVYFLIGLYALLAIVVLMPISDIVYFQLLKDWILPASFWFIFGISIFLFSISLFNRKRGEKVIDEA